One genomic region from Proteus vulgaris encodes:
- the acnA gene encoding aconitate hydratase AcnA: MSLRLKKESHSTLLVGSQEYEYYRLSEIAHQLGDITRLPKSLKVLLENLVRYLDNETVVEEDIKALVEWQKTAHASREIAYRPARVLMQDFTGVPAVVDLAAMREAVKSLGGKVDKVNPLSPVDLVIDHSVMVDEYASKNAFAENVEIEMERNYERYLFLRWGQQSFERFRVVPPGTGICHQVNLEYLGKAIWSEVQNGRHVAYPDTLVGTDSHTTMINGLGVLGWGVGGIEAEAAMLGQPISMLIPDVVGFKLTGKLREGITATDLVLTVTQMLRAHGVVGKFVEFYGDGLASLPLADRATIANMSPEYGATCGFFPIDDITLDYLRLTGREEQEIALVEAYSKEQGLWRHTGDEPIFTSTLSLDMGTVEASLAGPKRPQDRVNLPSVPKAFKAAVELETNKKPLSHFPQVKIDDYPAFELTDGAVVIAAITSCTNTSNPNVLMAAGLLAKNAVEKGLQRKPWVKSSLAPGSKVVTDYLNLAGLTPYLDELGFNLVGYGCTTCIGNSGPLLAPIESAIKDNDLTIAAVLSGNRNFEGRIHPLVKTNWLASPPLVVAYALSGNMNIDLTKEPLGKDKQGNPVYLKDIWPDSKAIADAVEKVKTEMFHKEYSAVFEGDATWKSLKTQDTPVYDWQPDSTYIRHPPFFEGMSKTPAPIKDIHQASILAILGDSVTTDHISPAGNIKADSPAGRYLREHGVEPKDFNSYGSRRGNHEVMMRGTFANIRIRNEMVPGVEGGFTKHIPTGETLAIYDASMRYQQENTPLAIIAGSEYGSGSSRDWAAKGTRLLGVRVVIAGSFERIHRSNLIGMGVLPLEFPKGVTRQTLGLKGDEKIEITGLNALTPNQDVAVNITFADNHTETIMARCRIDTQTELAYFQHGGILHYVIRNML; this comes from the coding sequence ATGTCGTTACGTTTGAAAAAAGAGAGCCATTCCACGCTCTTAGTCGGATCTCAAGAATATGAGTACTACCGTCTTTCAGAAATTGCCCACCAATTAGGCGATATTACCCGTCTTCCTAAGTCCCTGAAGGTGTTACTAGAAAACTTAGTGCGTTATCTCGACAATGAAACTGTTGTTGAAGAGGATATTAAGGCGTTAGTTGAGTGGCAAAAAACAGCACATGCATCACGTGAAATTGCTTATCGACCTGCAAGGGTGCTCATGCAAGATTTTACCGGTGTGCCTGCGGTCGTTGATTTAGCCGCTATGCGTGAAGCAGTGAAATCTTTGGGTGGGAAGGTGGATAAAGTCAATCCACTATCACCTGTTGATTTAGTTATTGACCACTCTGTTATGGTTGATGAATATGCCAGTAAAAATGCATTTGCTGAAAACGTGGAAATTGAAATGGAGCGTAACTATGAACGCTACCTTTTCTTACGTTGGGGGCAGCAATCCTTTGAACGCTTTCGTGTCGTGCCACCAGGTACAGGAATTTGCCATCAGGTAAACCTTGAGTACTTAGGCAAAGCTATTTGGTCTGAAGTGCAAAATGGGCGTCATGTGGCTTATCCTGACACCTTAGTTGGTACAGATTCTCATACCACAATGATTAACGGTCTTGGTGTTCTAGGTTGGGGTGTAGGAGGCATTGAAGCAGAAGCCGCAATGTTAGGTCAACCTATCTCCATGTTAATTCCTGATGTTGTTGGCTTTAAACTAACAGGAAAATTACGCGAAGGGATCACCGCAACTGATCTAGTTTTAACCGTCACACAGATGTTACGCGCTCATGGTGTGGTGGGTAAATTTGTAGAATTCTACGGAGATGGTTTAGCGTCATTACCTTTAGCTGATCGTGCAACAATAGCCAATATGTCACCAGAGTATGGTGCGACCTGTGGATTCTTCCCGATAGATGATATCACTCTTGATTATTTGCGTTTAACAGGACGTGAAGAACAGGAAATAGCACTAGTTGAAGCTTACAGCAAAGAGCAAGGTTTATGGCGACATACAGGTGATGAGCCCATCTTTACGTCAACTTTATCGTTAGATATGGGAACCGTTGAAGCAAGCCTCGCTGGGCCTAAACGTCCTCAAGATAGAGTTAATCTACCGAGTGTACCAAAAGCATTTAAAGCAGCAGTAGAGCTTGAAACTAATAAGAAACCACTGTCACACTTCCCTCAAGTAAAAATTGATGATTATCCTGCGTTTGAATTAACTGATGGTGCTGTCGTTATTGCGGCGATCACATCATGTACCAACACATCAAACCCTAATGTTTTAATGGCAGCCGGATTATTGGCTAAAAATGCGGTAGAAAAAGGATTACAACGTAAACCTTGGGTTAAGTCTTCTTTGGCTCCGGGCTCTAAAGTGGTCACAGATTATCTTAATCTAGCAGGATTAACCCCTTATCTTGATGAATTAGGGTTTAATCTTGTCGGATATGGTTGCACAACATGTATTGGTAACTCTGGGCCTTTATTAGCACCGATTGAAAGTGCAATTAAGGATAATGACTTAACTATTGCGGCTGTATTGTCCGGTAACCGTAACTTTGAAGGGCGAATTCATCCCTTAGTAAAAACCAACTGGTTAGCATCACCGCCTTTAGTGGTTGCTTATGCTTTATCAGGAAATATGAATATCGATCTCACTAAAGAGCCATTAGGTAAAGATAAACAGGGCAATCCCGTCTATTTAAAAGATATTTGGCCTGATAGTAAAGCGATTGCTGATGCTGTTGAGAAAGTTAAAACAGAAATGTTCCATAAAGAGTACTCCGCTGTGTTTGAAGGTGATGCGACATGGAAATCACTGAAAACACAAGATACACCTGTCTATGATTGGCAACCAGATTCTACCTATATTCGACATCCGCCTTTCTTTGAAGGAATGTCAAAAACGCCTGCTCCAATTAAAGATATTCATCAAGCCAGCATTTTGGCTATTTTAGGTGATTCAGTGACAACTGATCATATCTCGCCTGCGGGTAATATTAAGGCGGATAGTCCAGCGGGGCGTTATTTGCGTGAGCACGGTGTTGAGCCGAAAGATTTTAACTCTTATGGCTCAAGACGCGGTAATCATGAAGTTATGATGCGAGGCACATTTGCCAATATTCGTATTCGTAACGAAATGGTGCCGGGAGTAGAAGGTGGTTTTACCAAGCATATTCCAACGGGAGAAACACTGGCTATTTACGATGCCTCAATGCGTTACCAACAAGAAAATACGCCATTGGCGATTATTGCTGGTAGTGAATATGGTTCAGGCTCTAGCCGAGATTGGGCGGCAAAAGGAACACGTTTATTAGGTGTGCGAGTCGTTATTGCAGGCTCTTTTGAGCGTATTCACCGTTCTAATTTGATTGGTATGGGGGTTTTACCTTTAGAGTTTCCTAAAGGAGTAACTCGTCAAACATTAGGCTTAAAAGGTGATGAGAAAATTGAGATCACAGGGCTTAATGCATTAACACCGAACCAAGATGTCGCAGTTAATATTACTTTCGCAGATAATCACACTGAAACTATTATGGCGCGTTGTCGTATTGATACTCAAACTGAATTAGCCTATTTCCAACACGGTGGCATATTGCATTATGTTATTCGTAATATGCTTTAA
- a CDS encoding DUF4276 family protein, whose translation MKNRLLADGNCYCTTFFDYYGLPESFPGKTSSSQISIMEEKAKHIQDAFTQELTNKLGEHAMQRFIPYIQMYEFEALLFSHPQKMAQGMERHELTDSFANILREFTSPEHINNSPQTAPSKRIENLINGYEKTLLGILAALEIGVATMREHCILFNEWLTKLESLRQS comes from the coding sequence ATAAAAAACAGGTTACTGGCTGATGGAAATTGCTATTGCACTACCTTTTTTGATTATTATGGGTTGCCTGAGTCATTCCCGGGAAAAACATCTTCCTCACAGATATCCATCATGGAAGAAAAAGCGAAACATATCCAAGATGCATTTACACAAGAATTAACAAATAAACTTGGTGAACACGCAATGCAACGGTTTATACCTTATATTCAAATGTATGAATTTGAGGCGCTTTTATTTAGTCATCCTCAAAAAATGGCTCAAGGTATGGAACGACATGAATTAACTGATAGTTTTGCCAATATATTGAGAGAATTTACTTCTCCTGAACATATCAATAATTCACCTCAAACAGCTCCTAGTAAAAGAATTGAAAATTTAATTAATGGGTATGAAAAAACCTTACTTGGTATTTTAGCAGCTCTTGAAATTGGGGTAGCGACAATGCGAGAACATTGCATCTTATTTAATGAGTGGTTAACTAAGTTAGAATCTCTGAGACAGTCCTAA
- a CDS encoding AAA family ATPase: MSKIDTLTIKGFKSIRELDNLPLNSLNILIGANGVGKSNFISFFRMLNELVEARGVILNLNAFILI; the protein is encoded by the coding sequence GTGAGTAAAATAGATACATTAACTATCAAAGGTTTTAAATCTATCCGAGAACTAGATAACCTCCCACTTAATAGCCTCAATATACTGATTGGTGCTAATGGTGTTGGAAAAAGCAACTTTATCAGTTTTTTTCGTATGCTAAATGAGCTTGTTGAAGCAAGGGGGGTAATTTTAAATTTGAACGCGTTTATCCTGATATAA
- a CDS encoding MetQ/NlpA family lipoprotein, producing the protein MPLHFSGRIFSALLLAGTLLTGCDNSDKNSYSIKVGVINGAEQDVAEVAKKVAKEKYGLEVELVSFSGSLLPNDPTANKELDANVFQHRPFLAQDNQSRGYNLVAVGNTFVFPMAGYSTKIKHPSELKLGDTIAVPNDPTNLGRALLLLDKEKLITLKPNSGLLPTAIDIIDNPLKLKIMELEGAQLPRVLNDPKVTVAIISTTYIQQINLSPTKDSIFIEDKNSPYTNIIVTREDNKNADNVRDFIKAYQSPEVATAAETIFNGGAIQGW; encoded by the coding sequence ATGCCATTACATTTTTCTGGTAGGATTTTCAGCGCGCTATTATTAGCAGGAACGTTATTAACTGGCTGTGATAATAGCGATAAAAACAGCTATTCAATCAAGGTTGGTGTGATTAATGGTGCTGAACAAGATGTGGCTGAAGTTGCCAAAAAAGTCGCCAAAGAAAAATATGGCTTAGAGGTTGAATTGGTAAGTTTCAGTGGTTCTTTATTACCTAACGATCCCACTGCAAATAAAGAACTTGATGCCAATGTTTTTCAACATCGCCCTTTTCTCGCCCAAGATAATCAATCTCGTGGTTACAATTTAGTGGCTGTTGGTAATACCTTTGTTTTTCCTATGGCGGGCTATTCAACAAAAATTAAGCATCCTTCGGAGTTAAAATTAGGCGATACCATCGCAGTTCCTAACGATCCCACCAATTTAGGTCGAGCATTACTGTTATTAGATAAAGAAAAGCTGATTACGTTAAAACCAAACAGTGGTTTATTGCCTACAGCTATCGACATTATTGATAATCCACTTAAGCTTAAAATTATGGAGCTAGAAGGCGCACAATTACCGCGGGTTTTAAACGATCCTAAAGTGACTGTCGCTATTATCAGTACAACTTACATCCAGCAAATTAATTTATCTCCCACCAAAGACAGTATTTTTATTGAAGATAAAAACTCTCCTTATACCAATATTATTGTGACAAGAGAAGATAACAAAAACGCTGATAATGTGCGGGATTTTATTAAGGCTTACCAATCACCTGAAGTTGCAACAGCCGCCGAAACCATTTTTAATGGTGGTGCAATTCAGGGCTGGTGA
- the ribA gene encoding GTP cyclohydrolase II yields the protein MKLRRIAEAKLPTPFGEFLMVGFEEIATGKDHVALVYGDISGSEPVLSRIHSECLTGDALFSLRCDCGFQLEAALSQISKAGRGVLLYHRQEGRNIGLLNKIRAYALQDKGLDTVEANLELGFKADERDFTLCADMYNLLGVHEVRLLTNNPKKIEIMKAAGINVIERVPLIVGRNPSNAHYLDTKADKMGHLLFKKAQ from the coding sequence ATGAAATTAAGACGTATCGCAGAAGCAAAACTACCAACTCCTTTTGGTGAGTTTTTAATGGTCGGTTTTGAAGAAATCGCAACAGGAAAAGATCATGTCGCCCTTGTTTATGGCGATATTTCAGGCTCAGAGCCCGTATTATCTCGTATTCATTCAGAATGTTTAACGGGTGATGCTTTATTTAGCCTACGTTGTGATTGTGGTTTCCAACTTGAAGCTGCGCTTTCACAAATCAGCAAAGCCGGTCGTGGCGTATTACTTTATCATCGCCAAGAAGGCCGCAATATTGGATTACTAAATAAAATACGCGCTTATGCATTACAAGATAAAGGATTAGATACCGTTGAAGCGAACCTCGAGTTAGGTTTTAAAGCAGACGAACGTGATTTTACCCTTTGTGCTGATATGTATAACCTATTAGGTGTTCATGAAGTTCGATTATTAACCAATAATCCGAAGAAAATTGAAATCATGAAAGCCGCAGGCATTAATGTTATCGAGCGAGTGCCATTGATCGTCGGACGTAACCCAAGCAATGCGCATTATCTTGATACTAAAGCCGATAAAATGGGCCATCTTTTATTTAAGAAAGCGCAATAA
- the pgpB gene encoding phosphatidylglycerophosphatase B: MLLLIIPSVVLILGWKWQPTDHPLGGISTLWIADSAAKPWGAVTIIVLLALLFMVLKLKRNHFIQLAVIIIATLSIGQLIKVAVKNTVKEPRPYVVWVSKNLHISSEAFYQVSRPEREQLLQNGLANSPVIPEWQLKHWKAETGYAFPSGHSLFSATLALFVFVLFMLRRHYFLASFGLLWGIDVTVGRIVLGMHWASDVIVGILISTVLVWCAFKVIERRLLLKS; encoded by the coding sequence GTGTTGCTCTTAATCATACCGAGTGTTGTGTTGATATTGGGTTGGAAATGGCAACCTACCGACCACCCTTTAGGCGGTATAAGTACATTATGGATAGCAGATAGTGCAGCAAAACCTTGGGGCGCTGTGACGATTATTGTTTTGTTAGCATTGCTCTTTATGGTTTTAAAATTGAAGCGTAACCATTTTATTCAATTAGCAGTGATAATTATTGCTACATTATCTATTGGGCAATTAATTAAGGTCGCGGTTAAAAACACAGTAAAAGAGCCTCGCCCATATGTTGTTTGGGTTAGTAAAAATCTGCACATTAGCTCTGAAGCTTTTTATCAAGTTTCAAGGCCAGAGCGAGAACAATTACTTCAAAATGGGTTAGCCAACTCACCAGTGATCCCTGAATGGCAACTTAAACATTGGAAAGCAGAAACGGGTTATGCTTTCCCATCGGGTCATAGCTTATTCTCTGCCACACTCGCATTATTTGTTTTTGTCCTTTTTATGTTGCGTCGTCATTATTTTTTAGCGTCATTCGGGTTATTATGGGGAATTGATGTCACGGTAGGGCGTATTGTATTAGGAATGCACTGGGCATCTGATGTGATTGTCGGTATTCTTATCAGCACAGTGCTGGTTTGGTGTGCATTTAAGGTGATTGAGCGACGTTTATTGCTCAAATCCTGA
- a CDS encoding LapA family protein — MKKVLLFILVILVLAIVVIAMTLGTNNDQVVTFNYLIAQGEYRISTLLAALFGVGFVLGWIVSGVFYLRARLSLGRAKRKIKRLESAQTKQENQESRPTVASATK, encoded by the coding sequence GTGAAAAAAGTCCTACTTTTTATTTTGGTTATTCTTGTTCTTGCCATCGTGGTGATAGCTATGACTTTAGGCACAAATAACGATCAGGTAGTCACATTTAATTACCTTATTGCTCAAGGTGAATATCGTATTTCTACCTTGTTAGCAGCTCTGTTTGGTGTGGGCTTTGTACTTGGCTGGATTGTAAGTGGTGTTTTTTATCTACGAGCTCGCTTATCATTAGGTCGAGCAAAACGTAAAATTAAACGTCTTGAAAGCGCCCAAACAAAACAAGAAAACCAAGAAAGTCGCCCAACGGTTGCTTCTGCTACGAAATAA
- the lapB gene encoding lipopolysaccharide assembly protein LapB yields MLELLFLLLPVAAAYGWYMGRRGAQQDKQQNADRLSREYVAGVNFLLSDQQDKAVDLFLEMLKEDSSAFEAHLTLGNLFRSRGEVERAIRIHQSLMESAALSFDQRLLAVQQLGRDYVAAGVYDRAENMFQQLIDEQEFRQSALQSLLAIYQLTSDWGKAIETAEKLVKLGQHELKEQISHFYCELALQEMSSDNLDSALNLLQKAGQMDPLCARVSIMYGRIYIARDDKQKAIDVLMKVIEQDKEMVSETLPMLFECFQSQGDTSRWETYLRQCVDSNCGAIAELYLADIIEAKEGIEAAQLYINRQLERHPTMRLFYRLMRYHLAEAEEGRAKESLILLRYMVGEQIRTKPDYRCHKCGFTSHALYWHCPSCRSWDTVKPIRGLDGQ; encoded by the coding sequence ATGCTAGAATTGCTGTTTCTGTTATTACCTGTCGCTGCGGCTTACGGCTGGTATATGGGGCGTCGTGGCGCTCAACAGGACAAACAGCAGAACGCCGATCGCCTGTCACGTGAGTATGTGGCGGGTGTTAACTTCTTACTTTCTGATCAACAAGATAAAGCGGTTGATCTTTTCCTCGAAATGCTTAAAGAAGATAGCTCTGCTTTTGAAGCCCATCTTACTTTAGGTAATCTTTTCCGCTCTCGTGGCGAAGTCGAACGAGCTATTCGTATCCACCAATCGTTAATGGAGAGTGCTGCACTTTCTTTTGATCAACGCCTACTTGCTGTTCAACAGCTAGGTCGCGACTATGTGGCGGCAGGTGTTTACGATCGTGCTGAAAATATGTTTCAGCAACTTATTGATGAACAAGAATTTCGCCAAAGTGCGCTACAATCTTTGCTTGCTATTTACCAATTAACCAGTGATTGGGGAAAAGCCATAGAAACGGCTGAAAAATTGGTGAAATTAGGTCAGCATGAATTAAAAGAACAAATTTCACATTTTTATTGTGAATTAGCACTTCAAGAAATGAGCAGTGATAATCTCGATAGTGCGCTGAATTTGTTACAAAAAGCAGGGCAAATGGACCCTCTCTGTGCCCGTGTTTCAATTATGTATGGTCGTATCTATATTGCTCGTGATGATAAACAAAAAGCCATTGATGTTTTAATGAAAGTCATTGAGCAAGATAAAGAGATGGTCAGTGAAACCTTACCTATGCTTTTTGAATGTTTCCAATCTCAAGGCGATACTTCTCGTTGGGAAACTTATTTACGTCAATGTGTGGATAGTAATTGTGGTGCGATTGCTGAACTTTACCTTGCTGACATTATTGAAGCTAAAGAAGGTATTGAAGCAGCTCAGTTATACATTAATCGCCAATTAGAGCGTCATCCAACCATGCGCCTGTTCTATCGTTTAATGCGTTACCATTTAGCAGAAGCGGAAGAAGGACGCGCCAAAGAGAGCCTTATCTTATTGCGCTATATGGTTGGTGAGCAAATTCGCACAAAACCAGATTATCGTTGCCATAAATGTGGTTTTACCTCTCATGCATTATATTGGCATTGTCCATCCTGTCGTTCATGGGATACCGTTAAACCTATTCGCGGTTTAGATGGTCAGTGA
- the pyrF gene encoding orotidine-5'-phosphate decarboxylase, producing the protein MSFHCDKKSPELTCAPVIVALDYEDQKSALDFAQRIDPSSCRLKIGKEMFTRFGPQFVTQLQKEGFDIFLDLKFHDIPNTVARAVAAAADLGVWMVNVHASGGSRMMRAAKESLTAFGKDAPLLTAVTVLTSMDQSDLIELGITLTPAEQAERLALLTKSCGLDGVVCSAHEATRFKQVCGDDFLLVTPGIRPAGSDVGDQRRVMTPEQAIAAGVDYMVIGRPITRSDNPLETLQQINRSIQGM; encoded by the coding sequence ATGTCATTTCATTGTGATAAAAAATCGCCCGAGCTTACCTGCGCGCCCGTTATTGTGGCACTAGACTATGAAGACCAAAAAAGTGCATTAGATTTTGCACAGCGTATCGATCCCTCATCTTGTCGTTTGAAAATTGGTAAAGAGATGTTTACCCGTTTTGGACCTCAATTTGTCACTCAGTTACAAAAAGAAGGGTTTGATATTTTCTTAGATTTGAAATTCCATGATATTCCCAATACCGTTGCAAGAGCTGTCGCCGCCGCTGCTGATTTAGGTGTATGGATGGTCAATGTACATGCAAGTGGTGGAAGTCGCATGATGCGTGCTGCCAAAGAGAGCCTTACAGCCTTTGGTAAAGATGCACCACTTTTAACGGCTGTGACAGTACTTACCAGTATGGATCAATCTGATTTAATTGAATTGGGAATAACATTGACGCCCGCAGAACAAGCTGAACGTTTAGCGTTACTGACAAAATCTTGTGGTCTTGATGGTGTTGTCTGCTCTGCACATGAAGCAACGCGTTTTAAACAAGTTTGTGGTGATGATTTCCTATTAGTCACTCCGGGTATTCGCCCGGCAGGAAGTGATGTTGGCGATCAGCGTCGCGTAATGACACCAGAGCAAGCCATTGCCGCAGGTGTTGATTATATGGTGATTGGTCGTCCTATCACACGTAGTGATAATCCTCTAGAAACACTGCAACAAATTAATCGTTCTATACAAGGTATGTAA
- the yciH gene encoding stress response translation initiation inhibitor YciH: MDNNSRLVYSTDAGRIKEEEQKPVRPAGDGIVRIQRQTSGRKGKGVCVVSGIDLDDAELAKLAAELKKKCGCGGSVKDGLIEIQGDKRDLIKSLLEAKGMKVKLAGG, from the coding sequence ATGGATAATAACTCTCGTTTGGTTTATTCCACAGATGCGGGTCGCATTAAAGAAGAAGAACAAAAGCCTGTGCGTCCTGCCGGTGATGGTATTGTGCGTATTCAGCGCCAAACTAGTGGACGCAAAGGCAAAGGTGTTTGCGTTGTTTCAGGTATCGATCTGGATGATGCAGAGTTAGCCAAACTGGCGGCTGAATTGAAGAAAAAATGTGGTTGTGGTGGTAGTGTAAAAGACGGCTTAATTGAGATCCAAGGTGATAAACGTGATTTAATTAAATCGCTGTTAGAAGCCAAAGGAATGAAAGTTAAACTCGCTGGTGGCTGA
- a CDS encoding RNA 2'-phosphotransferase → MKDKVQVSRFLSYILRHAPESIGLTLDDQGWGEISKLIPLAQKNGTVLTLELIKDVVETNDKKRFAISEDGLFIRAVQGHSLKTTIDYQAITPPKILFHGTATRFIDSIFKQGLIPNGRQYVHLSQDYKTAVNVGDRHGKAIVLTVDSEKMFSEGFEFYQADNGVWLTLSVPVKYLKIDEKE, encoded by the coding sequence ATGAAAGACAAAGTACAAGTTAGTCGTTTTTTAAGTTATATCTTACGCCATGCTCCCGAAAGCATCGGTTTAACGTTAGATGACCAAGGATGGGGTGAAATATCAAAATTGATCCCATTAGCACAGAAAAATGGAACAGTGCTAACTCTTGAATTAATTAAAGACGTTGTAGAAACCAATGATAAAAAGCGTTTTGCTATCTCAGAAGACGGCCTTTTTATTCGCGCAGTTCAAGGACACTCGCTTAAAACCACAATTGATTACCAAGCAATTACTCCCCCTAAAATACTTTTTCACGGTACAGCAACTCGCTTTATCGACAGTATTTTTAAGCAAGGTTTAATTCCTAATGGTCGCCAATATGTGCATCTTTCACAAGATTATAAAACAGCCGTGAATGTTGGTGATCGTCATGGAAAAGCCATTGTTTTAACGGTGGATAGTGAAAAAATGTTTAGTGAAGGTTTTGAGTTTTATCAGGCTGATAATGGTGTTTGGCTAACACTTTCAGTGCCAGTGAAATATCTAAAAATAGATGAGAAAGAATAG